A genomic window from Planctomycetia bacterium includes:
- a CDS encoding AAA family ATPase, translating to MFDGGDSESYSTIVERSIEWLWQHRIPKGKITILVGRPGGGKTTLWCYLAAAVSTGTALPGSEIASPPGDVIVMAMEDDAEDTLKPRVRVAGGDLSRVRRLRIANLDDNIQQLDAELAACDNPSIVIIDPVMAFMRGVAHSTVRHSLGKLQQLAEKYPQCAFVLIAHFNKSNAANSNLLGRIQGSAAYGAVARSVYVVEQHPTDKGLQLLLPLKNNLAPATAGLSFRIATRQSTPVVQWTGELVDEITAEMAVNAADKAGRKKPIEVAQEFLLEKLQDGPRLASEMKKQAEERGISFVTLHRARTQLRIKSVGSAENAKWHPPVDDGDSETPSMPYDNDLDDGDDD from the coding sequence TCCGAGTCGTACTCGACAATCGTCGAGCGGTCGATCGAATGGCTGTGGCAACACCGAATTCCCAAAGGAAAAATCACAATACTGGTCGGGCGTCCTGGCGGCGGAAAGACCACGCTTTGGTGTTACTTGGCAGCTGCTGTGAGCACTGGAACGGCGTTGCCTGGCTCGGAAATCGCAAGCCCACCAGGTGACGTCATCGTGATGGCGATGGAAGATGACGCAGAGGACACTCTGAAGCCCCGCGTGCGAGTCGCCGGCGGAGACCTGAGTCGTGTGCGGCGGCTTCGTATCGCCAACCTGGATGACAATATTCAGCAACTTGATGCTGAACTTGCTGCGTGTGACAATCCGTCGATTGTCATCATTGATCCTGTCATGGCCTTCATGCGAGGCGTGGCACATTCCACCGTCCGACACTCGCTCGGAAAACTTCAGCAGCTGGCGGAAAAGTATCCGCAATGTGCGTTTGTCCTGATCGCACATTTCAACAAGTCCAACGCAGCGAACTCGAATCTGCTGGGGCGAATCCAAGGCTCCGCAGCATATGGGGCCGTCGCTCGGTCTGTGTACGTCGTGGAGCAACATCCGACGGACAAGGGCCTGCAACTCCTCTTGCCACTCAAGAACAACTTGGCACCGGCGACGGCGGGTCTGAGTTTCCGCATCGCCACTAGACAAAGCACGCCGGTTGTCCAATGGACGGGAGAACTCGTCGACGAAATCACCGCTGAAATGGCCGTCAATGCGGCGGACAAAGCCGGCCGCAAGAAACCGATCGAAGTGGCTCAGGAATTCTTGCTGGAAAAGCTGCAGGACGGGCCTCGGCTGGCCTCGGAGATGAAGAAACAAGCAGAGGAACGTGGCATTAGCTTTGTCACTCTTCATCGAGCACGAACGCAGCTGCGGATCAAGTCAGTGGGATCAGCCGAAAATGCGAAATGGCATCCGCCAGTCGATGATGGCGATTCAGAAACACCGTCGATGCCTTACGACAACGATCTAGATGATGGTGATGATGACTGA
- a CDS encoding DUF3102 domain-containing protein, which yields MNHKMTTSLETLASQINQAHADAIDSARTTMAYARMVGDLLLQAKGVAGHGAWLPWLEANVKFSVRTAQGYMRIASHWNELSNTQSTAYLDEALKMLAEPKPIKPADEKAKPFYELPAESRAKMCTLWWDMLASRAVLYHAAGWDFDRIVAAVNMPAVDVRAVLVPTVNVDCGGYFTDAAGERLYRDVVQGHLHGILSTVYVQAAYAAESDGFPELESHLKAIGESHRRQRSLLPHWVFLRPVKGETIVNACAVSDARRALGIVTADTGNLSARLTKLLDVAQDMDSHLDDVIDWVAIENASGYRDRCKEYDLNPATMKPWDEASTVTGA from the coding sequence ATGAACCACAAAATGACGACCAGCCTCGAAACCCTCGCAAGCCAAATCAACCAGGCTCATGCGGACGCCATCGACTCCGCCCGGACGACGATGGCATACGCCCGGATGGTTGGGGACTTGCTCCTCCAAGCCAAAGGCGTTGCGGGCCATGGTGCCTGGCTCCCCTGGCTGGAGGCAAATGTCAAATTCTCAGTCCGCACGGCACAAGGATACATGCGGATTGCCAGCCACTGGAATGAACTCTCAAATACGCAATCGACTGCGTATTTGGATGAGGCACTCAAGATGCTGGCGGAACCCAAGCCCATCAAACCGGCCGACGAAAAGGCCAAACCGTTCTACGAATTGCCTGCAGAGTCACGGGCCAAAATGTGCACGCTATGGTGGGACATGCTGGCGAGCCGGGCGGTACTCTACCACGCCGCAGGCTGGGACTTCGACCGTATCGTGGCGGCAGTGAACATGCCAGCCGTTGACGTCCGGGCGGTGTTGGTGCCGACCGTCAACGTCGATTGCGGAGGCTACTTTACCGATGCCGCCGGCGAACGTCTCTACCGGGACGTGGTACAGGGGCACCTTCACGGCATCCTTTCGACTGTCTATGTCCAAGCGGCGTATGCTGCCGAAAGCGACGGATTCCCGGAACTGGAAAGCCACCTCAAGGCCATTGGCGAATCACATCGACGCCAGCGAAGCCTGCTGCCGCACTGGGTATTCCTCAGGCCCGTGAAGGGGGAAACCATCGTCAACGCTTGTGCCGTGAGCGATGCACGCCGTGCGCTTGGCATCGTGACGGCGGATACGGGCAATCTGTCAGCCCGGCTAACCAAGCTGCTGGACGTCGCACAGGACATGGACAGTCACTTAGACGACGTCATCGACTGGGTGGCCATCGAAAATGCCAGCGGCTACCGAGACCGGTGCAAGGAATACGATTTGAACCCCGCCACGATGAAACCTTGGGACGAAGCCTCAACTGTTACCGGTGCCTAG